A part of Sulfurifustis variabilis genomic DNA contains:
- a CDS encoding efflux RND transporter periplasmic adaptor subunit yields the protein MKRGVRLLVVVALLGLFAAGAAFYWRGGEEAGPVLREVTVERGDLTVTILATGVVQPRNRLEIKPPIAGRVEQVLAREGELVRKGQILAWMSSTERAALLDAARAKGPEEVRRWEQLYRATPILAPIPGTVISRNVEPGQTFTSQDAIFVMSDRLTVKAQVDETDIAQIRLKQSAIVELDAYPGKPVPGAVEQIAYDAQTVSNVTTYEVDVLPERIPPFMRSGMTANVRFEVARAENALLLPTNAVRRRDEGVTVLVPDGKRPPVEREVETGLSDGKHVEVLAGLTEGDTVLAPDLRAGARAGGGGSPLTPFGRRR from the coding sequence GTGAAGCGCGGCGTCCGGTTGCTCGTCGTCGTGGCGCTCCTCGGCCTGTTCGCCGCCGGCGCCGCGTTCTACTGGCGGGGCGGGGAGGAGGCGGGGCCGGTCCTGCGGGAGGTGACCGTGGAGCGCGGCGATCTGACCGTGACCATTCTTGCGACCGGCGTGGTGCAGCCGCGCAACCGGCTGGAGATCAAGCCGCCGATCGCGGGGCGTGTGGAGCAGGTGCTCGCGCGCGAAGGCGAGCTGGTACGCAAGGGGCAGATCCTCGCCTGGATGAGCTCCACCGAGCGCGCGGCACTCCTCGACGCCGCCCGCGCAAAGGGCCCGGAGGAAGTCCGGCGCTGGGAGCAGCTGTATCGGGCCACGCCGATCCTTGCGCCGATCCCGGGGACCGTCATCTCGCGCAACGTCGAGCCCGGTCAGACGTTCACCAGCCAGGACGCGATCTTCGTGATGTCCGACCGGCTGACGGTCAAGGCGCAAGTCGACGAAACCGACATCGCGCAGATCCGTCTCAAACAGAGCGCGATCGTCGAGCTCGACGCGTACCCCGGCAAGCCGGTGCCCGGCGCGGTCGAGCAGATCGCTTACGACGCCCAGACCGTGAGCAACGTGACCACGTACGAAGTCGATGTTTTGCCCGAGCGCATCCCGCCGTTCATGCGCAGCGGCATGACCGCCAACGTTCGCTTCGAGGTGGCGCGGGCGGAGAACGCGCTGCTCCTGCCGACGAACGCCGTGCGGCGGCGGGACGAGGGCGTCACGGTGCTGGTGCCGGACGGCAAGCGGCCGCCCGTGGAGCGCGAGGTCGAGACCGGCTTGAGCGACGGCAAGCACGTCGAGGTCCTCGCGGGCCTGACCGAAGGCGATACCGTGCTGGCGCCCGATCTCCGGGCGGGTGCGCGCGCCGGCGGCGGAGGCAGCCCGCTGACGCCCTTCGGGCGACGCCGGTAG
- a CDS encoding TolC family protein: protein MFAAKARLVIPVALALAGVPAAASAEPVTWERAVQEAARTNPDLRAARSTLDSSRYQTRAARGGYFPQVSGGVGYTDVSRDSGAFTTSESGYTTALSVTQNLFSGFQDQGLVEQAQANFAATRARLDGIRAQVSRDLKAAFAGMQYAQQNVGLSRDIVRRREENLRLVELRFEGGRENRGAYLVTRAAVSEARYELLQAEQAVYSARAELARVLGRSPAEDLEVVGNVPIEAPGRAPDFSRLAQQVPGFREAEAQQNFALAGAKISRSNLLPSLDLQGTVARDGEDWAPQDDRRQISLNLSIPIYSGGRNYYDVQSAAANVEAAASTRDSTEAQVLVQLRQMHAAYVESVQKLQVDRESLDAAAVRAEITRARYDNGLVSFEEWDRVENDLIQRQRSYVLSQRQRIVAEANWELAQGRGAIP, encoded by the coding sequence ATGTTCGCCGCCAAGGCACGGCTAGTGATCCCCGTCGCGCTTGCCCTGGCCGGGGTCCCGGCCGCCGCTTCGGCCGAGCCGGTCACCTGGGAGCGCGCCGTACAGGAGGCGGCGCGGACGAACCCGGACCTGCGCGCCGCCCGCTCGACCCTCGATTCGTCGCGGTATCAGACGCGCGCCGCGCGCGGTGGCTACTTCCCCCAGGTTTCCGGCGGCGTGGGGTACACCGACGTCTCGCGCGACAGTGGCGCATTCACGACCAGCGAGAGCGGCTATACCACCGCGCTTTCCGTCACGCAGAACCTGTTCTCCGGTTTTCAGGATCAAGGGCTCGTGGAGCAGGCGCAGGCGAACTTCGCGGCAACCCGGGCGCGGCTCGACGGAATCAGGGCGCAGGTGAGCCGGGACCTCAAGGCGGCGTTCGCCGGCATGCAGTACGCTCAGCAGAACGTCGGTCTTTCGCGCGACATTGTCCGGCGGCGCGAGGAGAACCTGCGACTCGTCGAACTCCGTTTCGAGGGCGGACGCGAGAACCGCGGCGCGTACCTCGTCACGCGCGCGGCCGTCTCCGAGGCGCGCTATGAGCTGCTGCAGGCGGAGCAGGCGGTCTATTCGGCGCGCGCCGAGCTGGCTCGGGTCCTCGGCCGGTCTCCGGCCGAGGACCTCGAGGTCGTCGGAAACGTGCCGATCGAGGCGCCCGGCCGCGCGCCCGATTTCTCCCGACTCGCCCAGCAGGTTCCCGGCTTCCGCGAGGCGGAAGCGCAGCAGAACTTCGCGCTCGCCGGCGCGAAGATCTCGCGTTCGAACCTCCTCCCGAGTCTCGATCTGCAGGGGACGGTTGCGCGCGACGGCGAAGACTGGGCCCCGCAGGACGACCGGCGGCAGATCTCGCTCAACCTCTCGATACCGATCTACAGCGGCGGACGGAACTACTACGACGTGCAGAGCGCGGCCGCGAACGTCGAGGCCGCCGCCTCGACCCGGGACAGCACGGAGGCGCAGGTTCTGGTGCAGCTGCGCCAGATGCACGCAGCCTACGTGGAGTCGGTGCAGAAGCTCCAGGTGGACCGCGAGTCGCTCGATGCGGCGGCGGTCCGCGCGGAGATCACCCGCGCGCGCTACGACAACGGGCTCGTCTCCTTCGAGGAATGGGACCGGGTCGAGAACGACCTCATTCAGCGCCAGCGGAGCTACGTGCTGTCGCAGCGCCAACGGATCGTGGCCGAGGCGAACTGGGAGCTCGCGCAGGGGCGGGGGGCGATACCGTGA
- a CDS encoding TetR/AcrR family transcriptional regulator, with product MTTEPSTSTRSEPDAVARILAAAATLFAEHGYDRVSMNQIAAAAAVSKANVFHHFSSKKELYLAVVRGACNAAERLRTLGEPGGPVSRRLPDYAEGMLRDMLEHDQIHRLMMRELLTDRDDRFDRDLAERVFGDTFARLVAILRSAQETGELRREIDPAMVATLLIGASVFFFQSREVLRHFPDVRFAQDPSGYSRMLVDLLLNGMAATAEPATRKIRKDAV from the coding sequence GTGACGACGGAACCCAGCACCAGTACCCGATCCGAGCCGGATGCGGTCGCGCGCATCCTCGCGGCCGCGGCGACCTTGTTCGCCGAGCACGGCTACGACCGCGTTTCGATGAACCAGATCGCCGCCGCGGCCGCCGTCAGCAAGGCGAACGTCTTTCATCACTTCAGCTCCAAAAAGGAACTTTACCTTGCGGTGGTGCGCGGCGCATGCAACGCCGCCGAGCGCCTGCGAACGCTCGGGGAGCCGGGGGGACCGGTCAGCCGGCGCCTGCCCGATTACGCGGAGGGCATGCTCCGGGACATGCTCGAGCACGACCAGATCCACCGCCTCATGATGCGCGAGCTGCTCACGGACCGCGACGACCGCTTCGATCGGGACCTTGCCGAGCGGGTCTTCGGGGACACCTTCGCCCGACTGGTCGCCATCCTCCGGTCCGCTCAGGAGACCGGCGAGCTGCGGCGCGAGATCGATCCGGCCATGGTCGCGACGCTGCTCATCGGCGCCAGCGTCTTCTTCTTCCAGTCCCGGGAGGTGCTGCGGCACTTTCCCGACGTGCGCTTCGCGCAGGATCCGTCCGGTTACAGCCGCATGCTCGTTGACCTCCTGCTCAACGGCATGGCCGCGACCGCCGAACCGGCCACGAGAAAAATTCGAAAAGACGCTGTCTGA
- a CDS encoding efflux RND transporter periplasmic adaptor subunit produces MPVRAAFLLGSLLALFACTSKEPPKPPERVVTVTTAPVGQRDLAVTEAAVGAETAIVAALGYDPTRERTGTTYIRLPFPETIALQLKVGQPVRLSNFATPDQVVTGRIREIRPALNITTVSREVIVAVPRGEKWRPRGSVRGEVTLGVRKNAVTVPEQAVVLRPAGTVVYVVEGEQAKERRVSTGIAREGIIEIIEGLKPGETVVVDGAALLSNDTKIRIREGQS; encoded by the coding sequence ATGCCGGTCCGCGCCGCCTTCCTGCTGGGTTCCCTCCTCGCGCTCTTCGCGTGCACGTCCAAGGAGCCGCCGAAGCCGCCCGAACGCGTGGTCACCGTGACGACGGCGCCGGTCGGTCAGCGCGATCTCGCGGTCACGGAAGCCGCCGTGGGCGCGGAGACGGCGATCGTCGCCGCGCTCGGCTACGACCCGACTCGGGAGCGCACCGGCACGACCTACATCCGGCTCCCGTTCCCGGAGACCATCGCGCTCCAGCTTAAGGTCGGGCAGCCGGTACGGCTCAGCAACTTCGCCACGCCGGATCAGGTCGTGACCGGTCGCATCCGGGAAATTCGACCCGCGCTCAACATCACGACCGTGAGCCGCGAGGTCATCGTCGCGGTGCCGCGGGGCGAGAAATGGCGCCCGCGCGGCAGCGTGCGCGGTGAAGTCACGCTCGGCGTGCGAAAGAACGCCGTGACCGTGCCGGAACAGGCCGTCGTGCTGCGGCCGGCGGGCACGGTGGTGTACGTGGTCGAGGGCGAACAGGCGAAGGAGCGGCGGGTGAGCACGGGCATCGCCCGCGAAGGCATCATCGAGATCATCGAGGGCCTGAAGCCGGGCGAAACGGTCGTGGTCGACGGCGCCGCCCTGCTATCAAACGACACGAAGATCCGGATCCGCGAAGGCCAGTCATGA
- a CDS encoding efflux RND transporter permease subunit — protein sequence MTLPELSIRRNVFTLMVSLVLILFGVIAFNRLGLDKFPKVEFPIVSVVTTMPGADPEIVDRNITDRIEEVVNQVPGVKSITSSSSLGASVVAVEFELEKNVDVAYQEVKAKVDSILKLLPEDSDPPTVRKVEVGATAVLWLALTGNRTIQDLNTYADEVIKPRLETVSGVGEVLVGGQIKRTIRVWLDPDRLRAYDLSPLDVGNAFGREHITQPAGFVETPGREWLIKFDAEFDRISDLARLIVAYRQGSPVYLKDVARVEDGLEDARKLARYMGEPAVGLGIVKATDANTVAVVDRIKERVDNEIRPTLPPGLEIRYSSDDSISIRQSIAALNEHLVLGTLFAALLVFLFLKSGRSTLIIATAIPVSLFATFAMMYFVGYTLNKITLLGLLLLIGVVVDDAIVVLENIFRHREEEHEDREIAAVAGSNQVIFAVIASTLTLVSIFLPVAFITGIVGRFLSSFALVVVIGVMVSLWVSLTLTPMLCARYLNLPSSHGRVYRVLERGFVALENGYRRLLGMALRHRWKVVVLAVLVVASSVFPFRYVGKSFVPEEDESRFMIMTQAPLGSNLQYTSRKLAEVEAIVAARPETFSFFSAVGLGEAGQVTTGRTFVRLKAREERELSQAQIMTELRRELNRIAGIQAFPANISPIGGQRGEPLQFAVVGPDINQIGALTGEMVARLSQVEGVAKLDNELKLNLPEYRLELDRERAAQLGISAADVAQTLNAMTAGLDIAEFREGSQRYDIRLQVEPGERDSAEVLKKIYVKNRADELVRLDTLVRVEEGLGPAEIKRRNRQYAGFVYGALEGLPLGDATEAVNRIAREILPAGYSIAFAGQAEEFAKTGGYIVFAFSLALVMIYMVLASQFNSLIQPLVVMVAQPLAIIGGVTALWISSQFGTGDTLNLFSMIGMILLMGLVAKNSILLVDLTNQYRAAGKSVDDALGEACPHRMRPVLITSLTVIAAMLPAAIGLGPGVETNRPLALVVMGGMVSSTLLTLIVVPAVYSLVENALARRRARRTVAPEQAEAAPAWLRIARIRRK from the coding sequence ATGACCCTTCCCGAACTGTCGATCCGCCGCAACGTCTTCACGCTCATGGTGAGCCTCGTGCTCATCCTGTTCGGCGTCATCGCGTTCAACCGGCTCGGACTCGACAAGTTCCCCAAGGTCGAGTTTCCGATCGTGAGCGTGGTCACCACCATGCCGGGCGCCGACCCCGAGATCGTGGACCGCAACATCACCGACCGCATCGAGGAGGTGGTGAACCAGGTCCCGGGCGTGAAGTCGATCACCTCGAGCTCGTCGCTCGGTGCTTCCGTGGTGGCGGTCGAGTTCGAGCTCGAGAAGAACGTCGACGTCGCGTACCAGGAGGTCAAGGCCAAGGTCGACAGCATTCTGAAGCTGCTGCCGGAGGACTCCGATCCGCCGACCGTGCGCAAGGTCGAAGTGGGGGCGACCGCCGTACTGTGGCTCGCGCTCACCGGCAACCGCACCATCCAGGATCTCAACACGTATGCCGACGAGGTGATCAAGCCGCGCCTCGAGACCGTCTCCGGAGTCGGCGAGGTGCTGGTGGGCGGGCAGATCAAGCGCACGATCCGCGTCTGGCTCGATCCCGACCGCCTGCGCGCGTACGACCTCTCGCCGCTCGACGTCGGGAATGCGTTCGGGCGCGAGCACATCACCCAGCCCGCCGGGTTCGTCGAGACGCCGGGGCGGGAGTGGTTGATCAAGTTCGACGCCGAGTTCGACCGGATTTCGGATCTTGCCCGCCTGATCGTCGCCTATCGCCAGGGCAGCCCCGTCTACCTGAAGGACGTGGCGCGCGTGGAGGATGGCCTCGAGGACGCGCGCAAGCTCGCCCGCTACATGGGCGAGCCGGCGGTGGGGCTCGGCATCGTCAAGGCCACCGATGCGAACACCGTCGCCGTGGTCGACCGCATCAAGGAGCGCGTCGATAACGAGATCCGGCCGACCCTGCCGCCCGGCCTCGAGATCCGCTATTCCTCGGACGACTCGATCTCCATCCGCCAGTCGATCGCCGCGCTCAACGAGCACCTGGTGCTGGGCACGCTCTTCGCCGCGCTGCTCGTGTTCCTGTTCCTCAAGAGCGGCCGCTCGACCCTGATCATCGCGACCGCCATACCGGTTTCCCTGTTCGCCACGTTCGCGATGATGTACTTCGTCGGTTACACGCTGAACAAGATCACCCTCCTCGGCCTGCTGCTGCTGATCGGCGTGGTCGTCGACGACGCCATCGTGGTGCTCGAGAACATCTTCCGCCACCGCGAGGAGGAGCACGAGGACAGGGAAATCGCCGCGGTGGCCGGCTCCAACCAGGTGATCTTCGCGGTCATCGCCTCGACCCTGACGCTGGTGTCGATCTTCCTGCCGGTCGCCTTCATCACGGGCATCGTGGGTCGTTTCCTCTCCTCGTTCGCGCTGGTCGTCGTCATCGGCGTCATGGTGTCGCTGTGGGTGTCGCTCACGCTGACGCCGATGCTGTGTGCCCGTTACCTGAATCTGCCCTCGTCGCACGGCCGGGTATACCGCGTGCTCGAGCGCGGTTTCGTGGCGCTGGAGAACGGATACCGCCGGCTGCTCGGGATGGCGCTGCGCCACCGGTGGAAAGTGGTCGTGCTCGCCGTCCTGGTCGTGGCCTCGAGCGTCTTCCCCTTCCGGTACGTCGGCAAGAGCTTCGTCCCGGAGGAGGACGAGTCGCGCTTCATGATCATGACCCAGGCGCCGCTCGGCTCGAACCTCCAGTACACGAGCCGCAAGCTCGCGGAGGTCGAGGCGATCGTGGCCGCACGACCGGAAACCTTCAGTTTCTTCTCCGCGGTGGGGCTGGGGGAGGCGGGTCAGGTCACGACCGGCCGCACCTTCGTCCGGCTCAAGGCGCGCGAGGAACGCGAGCTGAGCCAGGCGCAGATCATGACCGAGCTGCGGCGCGAGCTGAACCGCATCGCCGGCATCCAGGCCTTCCCCGCAAACATCTCGCCGATCGGCGGACAGCGCGGCGAGCCGCTGCAATTCGCGGTCGTCGGTCCCGATATCAACCAGATCGGGGCATTGACCGGCGAGATGGTCGCGCGCCTCAGTCAGGTCGAGGGCGTCGCGAAGCTCGACAACGAGTTGAAGCTGAACCTGCCGGAGTACCGCCTCGAGCTCGACCGCGAACGGGCTGCCCAGCTCGGCATCAGCGCCGCCGATGTGGCGCAGACGCTCAACGCGATGACGGCCGGGCTCGACATCGCGGAGTTTCGCGAGGGCAGCCAGCGCTACGACATCCGGCTGCAGGTCGAGCCCGGCGAGCGGGACAGCGCGGAAGTGCTGAAGAAGATCTACGTGAAGAACCGGGCGGACGAGCTGGTGCGCCTCGACACGCTGGTACGCGTGGAGGAAGGGCTCGGTCCGGCGGAGATCAAGCGCCGCAACCGCCAGTACGCGGGATTCGTGTACGGCGCGCTGGAGGGACTGCCCCTCGGCGACGCAACGGAGGCCGTGAACCGGATAGCGCGGGAGATCCTCCCCGCCGGCTACTCCATCGCCTTCGCCGGTCAGGCGGAGGAGTTCGCCAAGACGGGCGGCTACATCGTGTTCGCCTTCTCGCTCGCGCTCGTCATGATTTACATGGTGCTCGCGAGCCAGTTCAACTCGCTGATCCAACCCCTGGTCGTCATGGTCGCGCAGCCGCTCGCCATCATCGGAGGCGTCACCGCGCTGTGGATATCCTCGCAGTTCGGCACCGGCGACACGCTCAACCTCTTCTCCATGATCGGCATGATCCTGCTCATGGGCCTGGTGGCGAAGAACTCCATCCTGCTCGTCGATCTCACCAACCAGTATCGCGCCGCGGGCAAGTCCGTTGATGACGCGCTCGGGGAGGCCTGTCCTCACCGGATGCGGCCGGTCCTGATCACCTCGCTGACCGTGATCGCCGCGATGCTGCCGGCGGCGATCGGGCTCGGGCCGGGCGTGGAGACGAACCGGCCGCTCGCGCTCGTCGTGATGGGCGGCATGGTGTCCTCGACGCTGCTCACCCTGATCGTCGTGCCGGCCGTGTACTCGCTGGTCGAGAACGCCCTCGCGCGCCGTCGCGCACGCCGTACCGTCGCTCCGGAGCAGGCCGAGGCGGCGCCTGCCTGGCTCCGGATCGCCCGGATTCGCCGCAAATGA
- a CDS encoding TolC family outer membrane protein: MRTAVLLLGTMLLGTSGPASAVDLLEVYRQAQANDPAWAAAQAAHRANLEQVPQARAGLLPNVDLSVDVFQNRQQVQTPVVDGTFSFRSEGYTLELNQPLYNRPNRAVYAQSLAFASQSEHQLAAARDDLIVRTVRAYLAVLTAREVHDYAQSEKAAVQRLLTLARRNFNVGTASLIDVHDAQAAYDLAVSQEIAAANELEVARESLQVLTGHPVGPLAGLTAKLEPVPPDPAIMESWVETAVRQNPNVLVREQVLEQAAQAVEAGRGRHYPTLDLVLGRSYNDADAPSVFSGARLPIETTTDQVGVRFNLPIYQGGGTSAQVREAVARRDEAQLQLEATRRQVAQQAREIYLAVTTNLAQVRSLEQARASNQRAVESTVLGQERGLRTGLDVLNNQRVLFRTLRDLARARYDYLLARIQLRAVAGTLGEEDLIAVNRLLREK; this comes from the coding sequence ATGAGGACGGCTGTCCTGCTGCTCGGGACCATGCTGCTCGGCACGAGCGGCCCCGCATCCGCCGTCGACCTGCTCGAGGTATACCGCCAGGCGCAGGCCAACGACCCGGCCTGGGCCGCGGCCCAGGCCGCGCACCGGGCGAACCTCGAGCAGGTGCCGCAGGCGCGGGCGGGGCTCCTTCCTAACGTCGATCTTTCGGTGGATGTCTTTCAGAACCGGCAGCAGGTGCAGACGCCGGTCGTGGACGGGACGTTCAGCTTTCGCAGCGAAGGCTACACCCTCGAGCTGAACCAGCCGCTGTACAACCGCCCCAACCGTGCGGTCTACGCGCAGAGCCTGGCCTTTGCCTCGCAATCCGAGCACCAGCTGGCTGCGGCGCGCGACGATCTCATCGTGCGCACGGTGCGCGCCTACCTCGCCGTCCTTACGGCCCGCGAGGTCCACGACTACGCGCAATCCGAGAAGGCGGCCGTTCAGCGGCTGCTCACGCTGGCGCGCCGCAACTTCAACGTCGGCACCGCGAGCCTCATCGACGTGCACGACGCGCAGGCGGCTTACGACCTCGCCGTTTCGCAGGAGATCGCCGCCGCGAACGAGCTCGAGGTGGCGCGGGAATCGCTGCAGGTTCTCACGGGGCATCCCGTGGGCCCCCTCGCCGGCCTCACGGCGAAACTCGAGCCCGTCCCGCCGGACCCGGCGATCATGGAAAGCTGGGTCGAGACGGCGGTACGACAAAACCCGAATGTCCTCGTGCGCGAGCAGGTGCTGGAGCAGGCCGCGCAGGCGGTCGAGGCCGGACGCGGTCGCCATTACCCGACGCTCGATCTCGTGCTTGGGCGCAGCTACAACGATGCCGACGCGCCAAGCGTGTTCAGCGGCGCCCGTCTTCCGATCGAAACCACGACCGACCAGGTGGGCGTGCGGTTCAACCTGCCGATCTACCAGGGCGGTGGCACGAGCGCGCAGGTGCGCGAGGCGGTCGCGCGCCGCGACGAGGCGCAGCTGCAGCTCGAAGCCACCCGGCGCCAGGTCGCGCAACAGGCACGGGAGATCTATCTCGCAGTCACCACGAACCTCGCGCAGGTCCGATCGCTCGAGCAGGCGCGCGCCTCCAACCAGCGGGCGGTCGAGTCCACGGTGCTCGGTCAGGAACGCGGCCTGCGAACGGGGCTCGACGTGCTCAACAACCAGCGTGTCCTGTTTCGCACGCTGCGCGACCTCGCCCGCGCACGCTACGACTACCTGCTCGCGCGCATCCAGCTCCGGGCCGTCGCCGGAACGCTGGGCGAAGAGGACCTGATCGCCGTCAATCGCCTGCTCCGGGAGAAGTGA
- a CDS encoding GNAT family N-acetyltransferase has protein sequence MHLRVLPDLSAVPPHEWNALDLGGSPFVRHEFLRTLEETGCVGADTGWQPRHLALYHDARAERLVGAVPLYLKTHSYGEYVFDWAWARAYARAGHAYYPKLVAAVPFTPATGPRLLVDPASDRSEVTGRLLDGALALARELEASSLHWLFPTEPEADFLAARGLLKRTGYQFHWSNSGYRDFDDFLSRFTANKRKKIRQERRYVREAGVRLRVVSGGAAEARDWEALYRFYRSTIARYEGVPYLSREFFHAIGRRLPERVVLVMAEQSGACIAAALNFRGDEALYGRYWGGRPGVNGLHFETCYYAAIEYCIAAGLKRYEAGAQGEHKVARGFAPVATYSSHWLAHPRFSGAVADFLSREQLAVAGYMDELREHLPFKATVAENGGTRSERV, from the coding sequence ATGCACCTCCGCGTCCTTCCGGATCTGTCGGCCGTCCCGCCCCACGAGTGGAATGCGCTCGACCTGGGCGGCAGTCCCTTCGTGCGCCACGAATTCCTCCGCACCCTCGAGGAAACGGGCTGCGTCGGCGCCGACACGGGCTGGCAACCTCGCCACCTCGCGCTGTACCACGATGCGCGCGCCGAACGGCTCGTCGGCGCCGTACCGCTCTACCTGAAGACGCACTCCTACGGCGAGTACGTCTTCGACTGGGCCTGGGCCCGGGCTTACGCTCGCGCCGGACACGCGTACTACCCCAAGCTCGTGGCCGCCGTCCCGTTTACGCCGGCCACCGGCCCGCGGCTGCTCGTCGACCCGGCAAGCGACCGTTCCGAGGTGACGGGCCGACTCCTGGACGGTGCCCTCGCCCTCGCCCGCGAGCTCGAGGCGTCCTCGCTGCACTGGCTATTTCCCACGGAGCCCGAAGCGGACTTCCTGGCTGCCCGCGGGCTGCTCAAACGCACGGGGTACCAGTTTCATTGGTCGAACTCCGGCTACCGCGACTTCGACGACTTTCTGTCGCGCTTCACGGCGAACAAGCGCAAGAAGATCCGGCAGGAGCGGCGTTACGTGCGCGAGGCCGGCGTGCGACTCCGCGTGGTTTCGGGCGGCGCGGCCGAAGCGCGCGACTGGGAGGCGCTTTACCGTTTCTATCGCTCCACGATCGCGCGATACGAGGGCGTTCCCTACCTTTCCCGGGAATTCTTTCACGCCATCGGCCGGCGCCTGCCGGAGCGCGTGGTGCTGGTGATGGCCGAACAATCGGGCGCCTGCATCGCCGCCGCGTTGAACTTTCGGGGCGACGAAGCGCTCTACGGGCGCTATTGGGGCGGGCGTCCGGGCGTGAACGGCCTGCACTTCGAGACCTGCTACTACGCGGCCATCGAGTACTGCATCGCCGCAGGCTTGAAGCGCTACGAAGCGGGCGCGCAGGGCGAGCACAAGGTTGCGCGCGGGTTCGCGCCGGTCGCCACCTACTCGTCCCACTGGCTCGCGCACCCCCGGTTCAGCGGCGCGGTCGCCGACTTTCTGAGTCGCGAGCAGCTGGCAGTCGCCGGCTACATGGACGAGCTCCGGGAGCATTTGCCTTTCAAGGCGACGGTCGCGGAAAATGGGGGAACGCGTTCCGAGCGGGTCTGA
- the aat gene encoding leucyl/phenylalanyl-tRNA--protein transferase: protein MFVLNPNSSDVRFPPVDLASPEGLLAIGGDLRAERLLEAYRCGIFPWYNDGQPILWWSPDPRAVLLPHKLKISRSLRKVLRGGRYTVTLDRAFSAVVAACAGPRRANPGGGTWITPEMSEAYGRLHEQGHGHSVETWRGDELVGGLYGVALGGAFFGESMFSHASDASKVALAHLVRQLEQWGFRFIDCQLPTLHLESLGAETIRRRHYLALLESALRLPGRTGSWRFDTHLALV from the coding sequence ATGTTCGTGCTCAACCCCAACTCGTCCGACGTCCGTTTCCCGCCGGTCGACCTCGCCTCGCCCGAGGGCTTGCTCGCGATCGGCGGCGACCTGCGGGCCGAGCGCCTGCTCGAAGCCTACCGCTGCGGCATCTTCCCCTGGTACAACGACGGCCAGCCCATACTCTGGTGGTCACCCGATCCGCGCGCGGTGCTTCTGCCCCACAAGCTCAAGATCTCCCGCAGCCTGCGAAAGGTGCTGCGCGGCGGTCGCTACACGGTGACGCTCGACCGCGCCTTCTCCGCGGTAGTGGCCGCCTGCGCGGGCCCGCGGCGCGCCAACCCCGGCGGCGGGACGTGGATCACGCCCGAGATGAGCGAGGCATACGGACGGCTGCACGAGCAAGGGCACGGACACTCGGTCGAGACCTGGCGGGGCGACGAACTGGTCGGCGGGCTCTACGGGGTCGCGCTTGGCGGCGCCTTCTTCGGGGAATCGATGTTCAGCCACGCGTCCGACGCGTCGAAAGTCGCGCTCGCCCACCTCGTTCGTCAGCTCGAGCAGTGGGGATTTCGCTTTATCGACTGCCAGCTCCCGACGCTCCACCTGGAGAGTCTCGGCGCGGAGACGATCCGGCGGCGCCACTACCTGGCTCTCCTCGAATCGGCGCTGCGGCTGCCCGGACGGACGGGGTCCTGGCGCTTTGACACCCATCTGGCGCTTGTTTAG
- a CDS encoding arginyltransferase, whose amino-acid sequence MSGHQRAPDIFLSMPHPCSYLPGKTATTLFIDPRYPLDRERYGAFTRLGFRRSGDLIYRPHCRDCTACVPVRIPTARFRPARGQRRVWRRNLDVRVAPVTGAYVQEHFDLYVRYQARRHPGGGMDDPDPQKYLSFLLGRQVDTVFFEMRLAERLLGVAIVDRLNDGLSAVYTFYDPDESARGLGTFAVLWEVEHARRLGLPWVYLGYWIAESPKMAYKANFRPLEVYRNGRWTELASPLLP is encoded by the coding sequence ATGAGCGGACACCAGCGCGCCCCGGACATCTTCCTGTCCATGCCGCACCCGTGCAGCTACCTGCCGGGCAAGACCGCGACGACGCTCTTCATCGATCCGCGCTATCCGCTGGATCGCGAACGCTACGGCGCGTTCACGCGTCTCGGGTTCCGGCGCAGCGGCGATCTCATCTACCGCCCCCACTGCCGCGACTGCACGGCGTGCGTCCCCGTGCGCATTCCCACCGCGCGCTTCCGGCCCGCGCGCGGACAGCGGCGGGTGTGGCGACGCAACCTCGATGTGCGCGTCGCGCCGGTCACGGGCGCGTATGTGCAGGAACACTTCGACCTGTACGTCAGATACCAGGCACGACGGCACCCCGGCGGCGGCATGGACGACCCGGATCCGCAGAAGTACCTGAGCTTCCTCCTGGGCCGCCAGGTGGACACCGTGTTCTTCGAGATGCGGTTGGCGGAGCGGCTGCTCGGGGTCGCGATCGTCGATCGGCTCAACGACGGGCTGTCCGCGGTCTACACCTTCTATGACCCGGACGAATCCGCACGCGGCCTCGGCACTTTCGCCGTATTATGGGAAGTCGAGCACGCGCGCCGCCTCGGTCTCCCCTGGGTCTACCTCGGCTACTGGATCGCCGAAAGCCCGAAGATGGCCTACAAGGCGAACTTCCGGCCGCTCGAGGTCTACCGCAACGGTCGCTGGACCGAGCTCGCCTCGCCCCTCCTTCCCTGA